The bacterium sequence GGTAAATTACCACCTGAACGGTTACGAATTATTATCCAATTCCAATGTTGACAAATCCAGATTTTTCTTCAAATCTTCTGGTAAGGTAGCATTGATAAAATCATCTGCATTCTCTTTATTGGAAAACACCTCTTTAAAAAAGGCATCATGCGGATTGGATATCTCCATCTTTATTTTCTCCTGCCCCATTTTTATCTTACTGGTATTATAGCAGATAATTCTGTAAAAGTCAAAGGTTTTTTACTTTTGTCAGGAATTCTCGGTGAAAAATTAGATAGAGACTCATTATTCCTTATTTTTCTCTCAAAATGTTTACGAAAAATATTTTTTTCTATCTCTCCTAAACATAGATGAATTCAG is a genomic window containing:
- a CDS encoding Rpn family recombination-promoting nuclease/putative transposase; the protein is MEISNPHDAFFKEVFSNKENADDFINATLPEDLKKNLDLSTLELDNNS